A part of Hippopotamus amphibius kiboko isolate mHipAmp2 chromosome 16, mHipAmp2.hap2, whole genome shotgun sequence genomic DNA contains:
- the MAP4K1 gene encoding mitogen-activated protein kinase kinase kinase kinase 1 isoform X4, with product MKAQLRPPGMDLVDPDIFNRDPRDHYDLLQRLGGGTYGEVFKARDKVTGDLVALKMVKMEPDDDVSTLQKEILILKTCRHANIVAYHGSYLWLQKLWICMEFCGAGSLQDIYQVTGPLSELQISYVCREVLQGLAYLHSQKKIHRDIKGANILINDAGEVRLADFGISAQIGATLARRLSFIGTPYWMAPEVAAVALKGGYNELCDIWSLGITAIELAELQPPLFDVHPLRVLFLMTKSGYQPPRLKEKGKWSAAFHNFVKVTLTKSPKKRPGATKMLSHQLVSQPGLNRGLILDLLDKMRNPGKGAPVGEIEDEEPELPPAIPRRIRSTHRSSSLGVPDADCRRHMEFRKLRGMESRPTADTAHLQPPGDFKSTSPRRHLSESDDDYDDVDIPTPAEDTPPPLPPKPKFRSPSDEGPGGTGDEGQLSPGVLVRCASGPPPRTPHLGPPPATRSPHLTAHSEPSLWNPASREPDQPPLLPPKKEKMKKKGCALLVKLFNGCPLRIHSTAAWTHPSTKDQHLLLGAEEGIFILNRNDQEATLEMLFSSRTTWVYSINNVLMSLSGKTPHLYSHSILGLLERKEARTGSPIAHISPHRLLARKNMVSTKIQDTKGCRACCVAEGASSGGPFLCGALETSVVLLQWYQPMNKFLLVRQVLFPLPTPLPVFALLTGPGSELPAVCIGVSPGRPAKSVLFHTVRFGALSCWLGEMSTGSLKLVTPEGAPVRGLRTPEIPMTEAVEAVAMVGGRLQAFWKHGVQVWALGSDKLLQELRDPTLTFRLLGSPRPVVVETRPADDPSAPSNLYIQE from the exons ATGAAG GCCCAGCTCCGGCCCCCAGGAATGGACCTCGTGGACCCTGACATCTTTAACAGGGACCCCCGAGACCACTATGACCTGCTGCAGCGGCTGGGTGGCGGCACCTATGGGGAAGTCTTCAAG GCTCGAGACAAGGTGACGGGGGACCTGGTGGCACTGAAGATGGTGAAGATGGAGCCTG ACGATGATGTTTCCACACTTCAGAAGGAAATTCTCATCTTGAAAACTTGTCGGCATGCCAACATCGTGGCCTACCACGGGAGCTATCTCTG GCTGCAGAAGCTCTGGATTTGCATGGAATTCTGTGGGGCTGGTTCTCTCCAGGACATCTACCAAG TGACAGGCCCCCTGTCAGAGCTCCAGATCAGCTATGTCTGTCGGGAAGTACTCCAG GGACTAGCCTATCTACACTCACAGAAGAAGATACACCGGGACATCAAG GGAGCCAACATCCTCATCAACGATGCTGGGGAGGTCAGACTGG ctgACTTTGGTATCTCGGCCCAGATTGGAGCAACGCTAGCTCGACGCCTCTCTTTCATTGGGACACCCTACTG GATGGCTCCGGAAGTGGCGGCCGTGGCCCTGAAGGGGGGATACAATGAGCTGTGTGACATCTGGTCCCTGGGCATCACCGCCATCGAATTAGCCGAGCTACAACCACCACTCTTTGACGTGCACCCTCTCAG AGTTCTCTTCCTCATGACCAAGAGTGGCTACCAGCCCCCGAGGCTAAAGGAAAAAGGCAAATG GTCGGCTGCCTTCCACAACTTTGTCAAAGTCACGCTCACTAAGAGCCCCAAGAAACGACCCGGCGCCACCAAGATGCTCAGT catcaACTGGTGTCCCAGCCCGGGCTAAACAGAGGCCTGATCCTAGATCTTCTTGACAAAATGAGGAACCCAGGGAAGGGGGCCCCTGTTGGCGAGATTGAAGATGAAGAGCCTGAG CTCCCCCCGGCCATCCCTCGGCGAATCAGATCCACCCATCGGTCCAGCTCTCTGGGGGTCCCAGACGCAGATTGTC ggcGGCACATGGAGTTCAGGAAGCTCAGAGGCATGGAGTCCAGACCCACAGCGGACACG GCTCACTTACAGCCCCCTGGAGACTTCAAGAGCACCAGTCCTAG GAGGCACCTGTCGGAGTCTGACGATGACTATGACGACGTGGACAT ccccacccctgcagaAGACACACCTCCTCCACTGCCCCCCAAG CCCAAGTTCCGTTCTCCATCGGACGAAGGTCCTGGGGGGACTGGGGATGAGGGGCAGCTGAGCCCGGGAGTGCTGGTCCGATGTGCCAGCGGGCCTCCCCCACGCACCCCCCATCTTgggcctcccccagccacccGAAGCCCCCACCTAACTGCCCACTCAG aaccctcactctggAACCCAGCCTCCCGGGAGCCTGACCAGCCCCCACTGTTGCCCCCCAAgaaggaaaagatgaagaaaaag GGGTGTGCCCTTCTTGTAAAGTTATTCAACGGCTGCCCCCTCCGGATCCACAGCACAGCAGCCTGGACGCACCCCTCCACCAAGG ACCAGCACCTGCTCCTGGGGGCCGAGGAAGGCATTTTCATCCTGAACCGAAATGATCAGGAGGCCACCTTGGAGATG CTTTTTTCTAGCCGGACGACCTGGGTGTACTCCATCAACAATGTCCTCATGTCTCTCTCAG GAAAGACCCCCCACCTGTATTCTCATAGCATCCTGGGCCTCCTGGAACGGAAAGAGGCCAGAACAGGAagccccatcgctcacattagcCCCCACCGGCTACTGGCAAG GAAGAACATGGTCTCCACTAAGATCCAGGACACCAAAGGCTGCCGGGCGTGCTGTGTGG CGGAGGGCGCGAGCTCCGGGGGCCCGTTCCTGTGTGGAGCATTGGAGACATCCGTAGTCCTGCTTCAGTGGTACCAGCCCATGAACAAGTTCCTGCTGGTCCGG CAGGTGCTGTTCCCGCTGCCTACGCCTCTGCCGGTGTTCGCACTGCTGACCGGGCCAGGCTCCGAGCTGCCCGCCGTGTGCATCGGCGTGAGCCCCGGGCGGCCGGCGAAGTCGGTGCTCTTCCACACCGTGCGCTTCGGCGCGCTCTCCTGCTGGCTGGGCGAGATGAGCACGG GGTCTCTGAAGCTGGTGACACCAGAGGGCGCCCCAGTCCGGGGCCTTCGAACTCCAGAGATCCCCATGACTGAAGCAGTGGAGGCTGTGG CCATGGTCGGGGGTCGGCTCCAGGCCTTCTGGAAGCATGGAGTGCAGgtgtgggctctaggctcggACAAG CTGCTGCAGGAGCTGAGAGACCCCACCCTCACCTTCCGTCTGCTTGGCTCCCCCAG